The following proteins are co-located in the Cutaneotrichosporon cavernicola HIS019 DNA, chromosome: 3 genome:
- the MAE1 gene encoding uncharacterized protein (Malic enzyme, NAD binding domain), with amino-acid sequence MLTRPALRAVPRRVLSANRGMVTYEFKDKTPMPIRTNVRGSALLNTPSLNKGAGFSREERSIFGLEGLLPYDVHSLEKQCDRAYNQLKRQPTPLLQHVFLASMRDQNQILFYRLLQDHLRELLGIIYTPVAGEAVQQYSSLFRRPIGCFLSFPNRDGMRAQLEAHLQSINIVADVARHDETTAESIDLVVVTDGEDQGVGGITISTSKASLYTIGAGINPNRILPVVLDVGTNNPILFSSDLYMGWKRTRIRGKNYDDFVESFIKNFEDFGLTNAYRLMEKYRSKFPMFNDDIQGTGAVTLAAIVAALKVNKGGSLKDQRIVIYGAGSAGMGVADAIREGMEVEDGLSHEEASRRFWAVDRNGLLIESMAPTLRPNQVPYARPDSEVKEWALENPELPDTAQLLDVIRNVKPTILIGTSTATGAFNEEVVREMAKHVERPIIMPLSNPTPLCEVDPQDAITWTNGKALVATGSPFSPVMTPDGREYHVAQTNNALGAILARSKTISPNMLKAGVDGLSELSPALQDPSQALLPPLDNLRAVSVHVTAAVIRAAVKEGNATNETVIKIARDQGDMSLSDYIKARMWDPVYRPLELVD; translated from the exons ATGCTCACGCGCCCAGCTCTCCGTGCCGTCCCTCGGCGCGTCCTGTCCGCCAATCGCGGCATGGTTACGTATGAATTCAAGGACAAGACGCCGATGCCGATCCGCACAAACGTCCGCGGCTCTGCGCTGCTCAATACGCCCAGT CTCAACAAGGGCGCGGGCTTctcgcgcgaggagcgcagcATCTTCGGGCTTGAGGGGCTCCTCCCATACGACGTGCATTCGCTCGAGAAGCAATGCGACCGCGCGTACAACCAGCTCAAGCGGCAGCCGACACCGTTGCTGCAG caCGTGTTCCTCGC CTCAATGAGAGACCAGAACCAGATCCTGTTCTACCGCCTGTTGCAGGACCACTTGAGGGAGCTACTTGGCATCATCTACACGCCCGTTGCAGGCGAAGCCGTCCAGCAGTACTCGAGCCTCTTTCGCCGCCCCATTGGATgcttcctctccttccctaACCGCGACGGGATGCGagcgcagctcgaggctcATCTACAGAGTATCAACATTGTGGCAGACGTAGCGCGCCACGACGAGACGACGGCCGAGAGTAtcgaccttgtcgtcgtTACTGACGGCGAAG ATCAG ggTGTGGGCGGAATCACGATCAGTACCTCCAAGGCGTCCCTGTACACCATCGGCGCCGGTATTAACCCGAACCGCATCCTCCCCGTCGTCCTGGACGTCGGGACTAACAACCCCATCCTCTTCTCGAGCGATCTGTACATGGGCTGGAAGCGGACGCGTATCCGTGGCAAGAACTACGA TGACTTTGTCGAATCGTTCATCAAGAAC TTTGAGGATTTTGGGCTCACCAACGCCTACCGGCTCAT GGAGAAGTACCGCAGCAAGTTCCCAATGTTCAATGACGACATCCAAGGGACAGGCGCCGTCACCCTGGCTGCAATCGTTGCTGCACTCAAGGTCAACAAAGGCGGCTCGCTGAAGGACCAGCGTATCGTCATCTACGGTGCCGGCTCTGCTGGCATGGGTGTCGCAGACGCCATCAGGGAAGGcatggaggtcgaggacggacTGAGCCACGAAGAGGCCAGCCGTCGCTTCTGGGCCGTCGACCGGAACGGCCTCCTGATCGAGAGTATGGCTCCTACACTCCGGCCCAACCAGGTGCCATATGCGCGGCCTGACAGCGAGGTTAAGGAGTGGGCGCTGGAGAACCCTGAGTTGCCCGACACGGCGCAGCTGCTTGATGTCATTCGGAACGTCAAGCCGACAATCTTGATCGGGACCTCTACCGCGACTGGAGCTTTCAACGAGGAAGTCGTCCGCGAGATGGCCAAACATGTCGAGCGACCCATTATCATGCCCCTCAGCAACCCCACACCTCTCTGCGAAGTGGACCCGC AGGACGCAATTACCTGGACCAACGGCAaggccctcgtcgccaccgGCTCACCTTTCTCCCCTGTCATGACGCCAGACGGACGTGAATATCACGTTGCACAAACCAATAACGCTTTG GGTGCGATTCTTGCTCGCTCGAAGACGATCTCACCCAACATGTTGAAGGCGGGTGTCGACGGCCTTTCCGAACTTTCACCCGCCCTTCAAGACCCATCGCAGGCACTCCTGCCTCCTCTGGACAATCTGCGCGCCGTCAGCGTGCACGTTACGGCTGCTGTTATCCGCGCCGCGGTGAAGGAGGGCAACGCCACGAACGAGACGGTGATCAAGATCGCTCGCGACCAGGGCGACATGAGCCTCTCTGACTACATCAAGGCTCGCATGTGGGACCCAGTGTACCGCCCGCTCGAGCTTGTGGACTAA
- the RFC4 gene encoding uncharacterized protein (Replication factor C C-terminal domain), whose protein sequence is MASSSKDKGPAAPATTKHADAENYEMPWVEKYRPLLLSEIVGNTETVERLKVIAEDGNMPHIIISGMPGIGKTTSIHCLAHALLGDAYREGVLELNASDERGIDVVRNKIKSFAQRKVTLPPGKHKIIILDEADSMTSGAQQALRRTMEIYSNTTRFALACNMSNKIIEPIQSRCAILRYSKLRDAEVLKRLQEICEAENVQYNDEGLAALIFTAEGDMRQAINNLQSTWSGFGFVSQDNVFKICDQPHPIVIRGMINSCQKAEIDDALARIHSLWDQGYAAVDIVTTIFRVVKTMNELPEYVRLEFIREIGWTHMRILEGVGTIVQLGAMIARLCRLSLPDGALKL, encoded by the exons ATGGCGTCCTCATCAAAAGACAAAGGCCCTGCAGCGCCCGCAACTACTAAGCATGCGGACGCGGAAAACTACGAGATGCCATG GGTCGAGAAGTACCGCCCGCTGCTGTTGTCGGAGATTGTTGGCAACACCGAGACGGTCGAGCGGCTAAAGGTTATCGCGGAGGACGGAAACATGCCTCACATTATCATTAGC GGCATGCCCGGCATTGGCAAGACGACGTCGATCCACTGCCTTGCTCATGCGTTGCTCGGTGACGCGTACAGGGAAGGTGTGCTTGAACTGAACGCATCTGATGAGCGCGGTATCGACGTGGTGCGGAACAAGATCAAGTCGTTTGCGCAACGGAAGGTCACGCTTCCACCAGGGAAACACAAGATCATCattctcgacgaggcggatTC GATGACTTCCGGCGCGCAGCAAGCACTCCGACGCACAATGGAGATCTACTCGAACACGACCCGCTTCGCGCTCGCTTGCAATATGAGCAACAAGATCATCGAGCCCATACAGTCACGTTGTGCTATCCTGCGATACAGCAAGCTGCgggacgccgaggtgctCAAGCGGCTTCAGGAGATctgcgaggccgagaacgTGCAGTACAACGACGAGGGTCTAGCCGCGCTCATCTTCACTGCGGAGGGTGACATGCGCCAGGCGATCAACAATCTCCAGTCGACGTGGAGTGGATTCGGATTCGTGTCGCAGGACAACGTGTTCAAGATCTGTGACCAGCCGCACCCCATTGTCATCCGCGGCATGATCAACAGCTGTCagaaggccgagatcgacgacgcgctcgctcgcATCCACAGCCTATGGGACCAGGGATATGCCGCTGTCGACATTGTCACCACCATCTTCCGCGTCGTCAAGACCATGAACGAGCTGCCAGAATACGTGCGCCTCGAGTTCATACGC GAAATCGGGTGGACGCACATGCGTATTCTTGAGGGTGTGGGGACCATTgtgcagctcggcgccatgATCGCGCGTCTGTGCCGATTGTCGCTCCCAGATGGTGCGCTGAAGTTGTGA